Proteins encoded by one window of Chaetodon trifascialis isolate fChaTrf1 chromosome 15, fChaTrf1.hap1, whole genome shotgun sequence:
- the atp5mf gene encoding ATP synthase subunit f, mitochondrial, with protein MADRPVPIIEKRLMDVKLGELGTWIGGRDFSPNGIISSVRRGHDRYYNKYINVKKGGIGGIAMLLAGYITISYMWSYDHLKHDRWRKYH; from the exons ATGGCGGACAGACCAG TTCCCATAATCGAGAAGCGACTGATGGATGTGAAACTGGGAGAGCTGGGAACCTGGATCGGAGGTCGAGACTTCAGTCCCAATGGCATCATCTCATCCGTCCGCAGGG GCCATGATAGATACTACAACAAGTACATCAATGTGAAGAAGGGAGGCATTGGTGGCATAGCTATGCTGCTGGCTGGCTACATTACCATCAGCTACATGTGGAGCTACGACCACCTCA AACATGATCGCTGGAGGAAGTACCACTAA